In bacterium, the DNA window TTGGCGAAAGAACCCACCAGGGCCAAGGACTCGCCGATCTGTTTGAGCGTGGTCTCCTCGGGAATGCCTTTATCCAGGTGCAGATGATTGGGCCGTACCTTGACCCCTTCGGCACCCACATCCGCCGCCAGTTGCACAAATTCTTTGCAGGTTTCGATGTTCTGTTGCAGGGCCTGCGGATCCGGCGAATCGAATTCGCACACCGATCCCAGGCTGGCCAGCTTGACCGGCGAGTCGGCGAATTTTTTCCGCACCTCACGACGCTGCTCTGCGGTCAAGCCGGGCTCCACGCCATGCGCATGGGTGGTGCGCAGCTCCACAGCCTCAAATTTGGTCTCTGTGCAGTTTTTAATCAGCGTGTCGATGTCCCAGTCTTTGGCCAGATTGTAGGTGACCAATCCCAGTTTCAAGGGCGTTTTGCCGTTCAGCTTGGCTTTGGCTTCCGCCTTTTCATGGATAAGCAGAGTGCCCGAAGCCATGGCCAGGGCGGATGATTTAAAAAAATTTCTTCGTGAGAACAAGGCGACCTCCGATTAGTGATAATTTTATCTCCATCCTTGTAATTCACCTTGAAGTTTGACTGAAATATGATCGTCGCAGCCGTAAGAAACAGACTCCCTTGTCAAGAGGAGAAATGACATTTGTATTTTTTCAAGCCAAGTTTTTGCACTAATGACCGTCACAGCGGTAAATAACACACCCCCTGTCCCCCTCTCAAGAGGGGGAACTACACTTGCTGTAATTTTCTCATTGTCGAGAATAATTAGTCCCCTGTCCCCCTCTCAAGAGGGGGAACGATACCCGCCCTATCTCTTTCCTACACCAACCTTGCAAAGGCAGGTGCCTTCGTAAGGTTTTCAGAAAGTCTGCCGGGCCATTTCCACCAGGTAACTCATGCCGTAGGGCTTTTGCAGATAGGCGCCCTGACAGGCCTGCACCACCTCCAGGGCAGCGGGGACCGGCGGATAACCACTGGACAGTATGATGGGGATGCGCTTCTCCTGCAATATCTTTTTCGCGCAATCGAGGCCGGACATG includes these proteins:
- a CDS encoding sugar phosphate isomerase/epimerase; protein product: MFSRRNFFKSSALAMASGTLLIHEKAEAKAKLNGKTPLKLGLVTYNLAKDWDIDTLIKNCTETKFEAVELRTTHAHGVEPGLTAEQRREVRKKFADSPVKLASLGSVCEFDSPDPQALQQNIETCKEFVQLAADVGAEGVKVRPNHLHLDKGIPEETTLKQIGESLALVGSFA